The genomic interval GATCTTCTCGAGGGCAGGGGAAGAGGGGAAGACGATGGTCTGGTTGCCCACCACCGTCAGTGCCTCGTCGCCGAGGAGCGCGACGGGGGCATCGGCGTTCTCCAGCACCCAGGTGCCTCGCACGAACTCGCCATCGCCATCGATCACCATGTAGCCCAGGTGGTTTTCGTCTTCCCGGGCGAAGGTGCCGGCGAGCCCGAATGCGAAGGTGCCGTCGCTCAGCTCGGTGAGGCCGTCGGCGACCACGTCATTGAGCTCGGCCATCTCGGTGCTGGTCACGTCGTAGGTGGCCTGCCAGCTGATGGTGCCTTCGGCATCGAAGCGCACCAGCCAGGGAGCGAAGTTCCCGCTGCGCTGGGTGGTGCCCACTGCGAGAAAGTCGCCCTCGGAGGTGGTGATCAGGTTGGCGAGGCGGTCGAAGTCCGCCGTGCCCAGGGCCTTTTGCCAGACGGGCGCGCCGTCGGCGCCGATACGCGCCAGGGTGCTGTCCATGTCTCCGGCACCGACGGAGTCGGAGACGCCCATGACGATGAGGTCGCCGTCGGGGCCTTCCAGGGCTCTGGTGAAGGTGAGGACACCGGTGGTGGCGTAGGTCTGAAGCTCGGCCCGGGTGTCGGGGATATCGCCGCCGTCGGTGTCATCGCCGCCGTCGGTGTCATCGCCGCCGTCGATGTCGCCGCCGTCAACCTCGTCTCCGGCGTCGGGGGTTGAGCGTGAGGGATCCGGATCGTCGGAGCAGCCGGTGGCCAGGGAGGCGCCGAGCAGCGCCACAAGGAGCAGGGAGAACGTTCGTTTCATGAGAACCTCGTGTATCCAATACCAGTGTGAATTCAATCGTGCGCGTCCCGGAGCGAAGGCTCCGCAAGACGTCGCGGTGCGTGAGCGCTCGTGTCGGTGCTCGCAGGCATCCAGAGACGCGGTGTGCGGGGGGATATTCAATGGTTGACCCACGCGTCAACCTCGACGTGTAGAAAGGCCGGCGGTAGGGAGAGAACTCGTCGGATCGTAGACTCGTGTGCGCTCATTCCCCCCGCAGCGCCGCGCCGCGAGCCTCACTGCGCTCCCAGAAGCGCAGGTAGGCCTCGGCCGAGCGGAAGATGGGCTCCATGGCCTCATCGCTGGTTCCGTCGCGTCGCACGTCTTCAATCAGCTCCGCCACAAGGCCCAGGTGGGCCATGCCCTCAGTGTTGAAGTCGAGGTTGCGCTCTCCGAGGCGAGGCCGGGTGAAGGTGATGGCGCCGTCAAAGGAGGTGAAGGGGTAGGTGATGGGGTTCTCCTGTGGGGTCGCACAGACGGAGTGCTCGCCAAAGCGGGGGCCGGGCGCGCCGGCAAAACCGTTGAGGTCAAAACCAAACCCCTCGGCCGGGTAGCCGCCGGCGCTTTCAATGAGCTCCAGGCGTTGATTGAGCCCGTCGACGCGACCTCCCGGGTTCTCCGTATCGCCGCAGCCGGCAAAGCCCACCTTGGAGATCCCGCCCAGCTCATAGAGGGCGCCGCGGAAGTTGTTTCCGTGGGTGCCGGCCGCCGGGTAGTCGTACTCCTGCAAGAGCTCGAAGGCGCGCTGGTAGCCTCGCCGGGGCAGGTGGTCGATCTCCACGATAAAGCCGCGCTTCATCAACTCGACCATCAAGAACTCGCCCAACTCGGTGAGCCCGGCATTCTGGCAGTAGTCGCCGTGCAGGGAGCCTCCCATCAGATACTGCGCCTGACCGACGAGCACGGTGATGGGGTCGTCGGCAAAGCCGCTCATATCGACCGGGGGCTGCGCGAAGTAGTCTTCACGTGGATCGTTCAGCTCCCCGAAGGCGACATCGCCCTTATCGAAGGCGGTGGGGATATCGGGGCAGTCGTCGGTGAAGTTCGAGAAGTGACCGGTCATCGCGAAGTTGGCCAGCTCAATGATCTCGCGATGGCCGTCGCCGGCCGAAAACGCGTTGTCGAACTTATGGACCGGGAAGATCGCGCGCACGCCCAACTCCCGGTAGCGCTCCAGGTTGTCGAGGACCTGCTGCTCGTTGCAGCGCTCGCCACCGCCGGGCGGGATCAGAAAGCAGTCAAAGAGGTTGGAGACTTCGATGCCCAGGATCACGGCGAGTTTGCCTTCTTCGATGACGGTGCGAGCCTCGTCGGGGGACTCGACCACGCGGAACCAGCCCTTGCCCGGACCGCCACTCTGGGCATCGATGTAGCGCTCAAGTTTGCGGGTCTCCTCGATGGTGCGGTCGACGGCCACCATGTCATTGCAGGAGTAGCGCACCCGCTGCACATCGCTTCCGGCGACAAGGTCGCAGATCACCTGGTTGCTCGTGGCGTGGTTCACCACAAGGCGCAGTCCGGCGTAATAGGCGCGTTTGATCCACATGTAGTACTGGGTCTGGTGGGTCGATAAGAAGTGAGCGCTGGGCCACTCGCTGAAGGTCGGCCAGCCGTCGGTACGGTGGTAGTCCTGCGGGGTTTTCCCGCTGACGAAGGCCCCGATCATATCGAGCTCGCTGACCTCATCAGACTTATCAAAGCCATAGCCAAAGAGATCCTGGCGGCCCATCTCCCCGTGAAATGCGGTGCAGTCGCCGAGAGCGTGCGGCACGCCCAGAGGATGAAAGGGCGCACCGTGAAAGATGCTCCCGCCACCAAAGCCCCAGTTGGAGAAGATATGGCTGTGGGTATCGGCAAAGCCGTAGACCGAGCCGTCTTCAAAGGTCGTTTGGGTGATCTCCCCTTCGGCATCCAGGGTCAGCTCGGGGTACTGCGCGCAATCCTCGGCCTGATAGAGGGTAACGACCCCGGCACGCTCCACGTCCTCTTCCATGCCCTCGGCCCCGAGGTAGGCGCCGGTCTTGAGGTGCTTTAGCCGAAAGCGGGTGTCGTCTTCCTCGGAGAGCTCCAGCGCCCACTGCACCCCGGGAAGAAAGGTGTCATCAAGGGTGGTCCTGTCGGAGCTGAGCGTCTCTCGCCGCAAAAACGCCCCGTCTTCAACCACCAGATAGCGCTCGTCCTGGTCGTAAAAGAGGTAGGTCCCAAGATCGGTGGCGCGCATCGTCAGACGAAGGGCGTCGCCTTCTTCACCGCTGAATCGGAAACCTTCACCGTCTTCGGTGGCGATCAGAAAGGCGGCCTGACCGGTGCCGGCTGCGGCCACATCCAGGGTCACGCAGGCGTTGGCGAAGCTGTAGATGCCCTCGTGCTCGGGGGCGGCATCGCGTTCGATGGGGACATCGTCGGGCAACACGTCGGCGTCTTCGGTACAGGCGGCCACCAGAGTCAACGAGAGGAGCGCGGCGAAGGGGGCAGGGGTGAGGAGACGCATCGGTGGGAGCTCGGCGTGTCGGGGGGCCCAGGAATCGAGGATGTGCCGTCAGGGTAATGATGTGTAATGCCGATGTCTATGTGCCGAGCGCCGCCGAGCGCCCCAGGACGACGCTGGCTGCGTCGTCAGGGATTCGCGGTAGCGCTGCTACAGCTTCATCCCTGCCTCCTTGCCAATCGCCGCCCTGGATGCGCTCGGGTTGGGGGGCGTGTGTTGTGGTTGGGTGGTTGTGTGGTTAGGAGGTTGTGGGGCTTCGGGGTTCGCGATGCTGGTCGATTCGTGAGGGCGTTCGGGGGGCGCGCCTTTCGAGTACGCGAGCGAGATCGCGTTTGAGTTTGAGATCGAGATCGAGTTCGGCCTTCTACGTCCCTTTTCAGCGCCACCCCGGGTGCCAGGGCGGCGAACACGTCGGTTTTTGCGCCGAGCAGGCTTGCGGTGGGAATGGCAGGCGTATTTCAAACTAAAATACGCCTGCCATTCTCACGCGAAGGCAGGTCTGCGGCGTCACTCTCCCTGGGAGTCGCAGAGAAGGGTTGGTGGCGCTGCGGAGTAAGATACGCGTCAGGATGGGAGGCGTTCTCAACGTGGAAACGCGCGTGTGATGGCGAGTGGAAGGCGTATTTTAAAATGAACCGCGCCTGCGGGCGGGCTGGCTGGCAAGGTGGGGCCGGGAAGTAAGGTGGGAGTCAGGCAGGGAGCGCTTTTTGGGCAGGGAGCGCTTTTTGGGCAGGGAGCGCATGACGACGCACTGAGCTGTCGTTGACGCCGTGTCTGCTGAATTGAGAGCGGCTGAACAGATGCCGACGTCGATGGCTTGTTGTGACGCGAGGGAGCGTGACCGGTACACAAGGTGCGTAAGGACGTCGCTCTCCTATGCGGCGCTGACTTGACCCTCTCCGGTGGCGATGTCAGGGTGGCGACTCCGGTTTACGAATCATGTCTTCGGCAGCATAGCGCCCGCGCTAAGTATGAGCCCGATCCCTGCTCCGTAGGCCGAGAGTGGATGAAGTCATTCGACCGATGAGGAAAAGCATGCCTGTATTTCAACTCGATGGTGGTCCCTGGGAGATTGAACTTGATGGAAAGCTCTCCGGGTATTTCTGGGTCAATAATCCCGGGGGAAATATGCTTGATTCGTATATGGTGCTGAGAGAAGGGATTCCCTTCCCGCTTCCGCATTCCGCGCCGGTGACGTTCAATCCAATGACCCTTTCGGGGGTTCATAATGAGAAGGAATTTTACATCTGGGTGGAGAAGATGGGGGAGCTTGGGGAGGGAACGTCGAGCTGGGAGATCAACGAGACGTACCAGCCCTGGAAGGTCTGAGGGATTTTACGTTCTGAGATAAACGCCCGGGAGGCTCGCCGATGAAGTGGCGCGCCTCCCGGGCTTTTTTGTGTGTGGCGCGGAGCCTCAGGCCTCTGCCGGCGCGCTGGTGAGCCCTGGTGGGGGGGAGCGGAACGACCTCTCCGTGGCTCGTGAGCTCTCGAGCAGACGCAGGCATTCATCGACGCTGAGAATTTCCATGCGTCGGTGCCGTGGCGTGTCGGGGAGTTCACGCAGGCAGCGGTGGGCGGCCTCATGCCAGGGGTAGGGCGTGGGCGCGAGGGAGGTGGCGAGCATGGCGAAGCCCTGAAGGGCGATGCGAGGAGGGGCGTGCGTGTGAAGGCTGGCCGCCAGAGAGAGGGCGGTGTGAGGATCGCCGGGGTGTAAAAAGGCGAAGAAGGTCCGGGCCAGGTCAGCGCCGGGGCGGTGTCCGCTTTTTTCCCAGTCCTCGCGGGCGACCTCGCAGAGCGATCGCGCCAGCGGGTTCTCCCCGGCCCTCCAGGCGATGGCAGCTTCGGTGAGCGCGGTCAGGGCGCGCAGCTCCGGGATCGCCAGCATGGCGAGCTCGTCGACGCGCTCGGGCTCCGGCCCAAGGGGCTCACCGAGGCGGTACGCGTTGGTGCGAATGAGGTTATGAATGCGCGCAAGATGGTGGGGTTGATGGGGCGCGTGGGCCTGGGTGATGAGCGCGCGTGCCAGGGTGTGGGAGCGTTCGAAGTCGCCGGCTTCCATGCGCGCGATGGCCTCGGCCAGGAGGGAGGCCTGGCGAGCGCTGGGGCGAGTCTTGATCTGCGCGGCGCGGGCGTGGAGGTTGGCGGCGCGCTTAAAGTCGTGGCGGTGAAAGGCCAGCATCGCCTGCCACCCCACGAAGCTGCCGCGAACCTCGGCGTCGGGGTGCTTGCCGGCCCAGGGGCGCATGGCGTCCAGGGCGTCCGCAAAGGCCTCGATGGAGAGATCCTTGCAGGCGCGGGCGATGAACATCTGGCGGCGAAGTTCGAGCCGGGGCGATGCAAAGGGGCCGAGTGCGCGCAGCGGGGCGATGGTGTCGGCGGCGCGGGCGCGGCAGCAGTGGCGGGCAAGCGCCACGAGCTCAATCAGGCGGCCCAAGGGCTCGCTGAGGTGGGCGGGGAGGCGCTCCACGTTGGCAAGCCAGGCCTCCTTGCGAGTGGGGCTGGCGCTGGCAAGAGCCTGGGCCGCCCAGGTCTCCAGCACCCGGGTGATGGCCTCTGCGTTGTCGGTGAGAAGAGCCGCGCGCAGGCTGTGTCGAAGCACGGCGATGGCTTCATCGCTGCGCCCCTGGTCGTCGAGAGCCTCGGCGGTGCGCAACCCCTCGGCCGCGATGACCTCATCGCTGGCGTAGCGCAACATATGAAAGAAGCGCGAGGCCTGGCCGGGCTCCATCTCCTCGGCGACGGCGCGGTGGTAGGGCTTGAGCGCTGCGGGCTCCATCGCGCCGATGAGGCTGACGCGGGCGTGTACGGCCTCGTCGCTGTCGAGGTGGAGGAGGCGTCGGGTGTGCAGGGCGTTCAGGCGCGCCCGCACACTCCAGCCGGGCTGGCCCAGCCACAGGGCAAGGCGGGGGAGGGTGGCCGACTCGCCAGCGATCTGCACCCAGCGCAGGAGCTCCACGTCCGGCTCCGGGAGCGCCTCGGGGGCCGGGGGAAGGTGGCTGGCGAGGGTGCTCTGGGCTTCGAGATGTTCGAGGGCGGCCAGCGACATGGCAAAACGAGAGCCCTTCCAGGAGCCCATGCCCTGGCGGCGCCAGAGTTGCAGGAGGGCGGCCATGCCCCCGAGACGACCCGCGCTGCGCCTTGCCAGCAGTGCAGCCGCGCGATGAGGCACGCCAAAGATGCGGTTGGAGCCCTCGAAGAGGACTTCGAGCTCGGCGGGCCCGGGCGCGCAGAGGGTGTGGGTGGCCGGGCCCTCGTCACACATCTCAATCAGGGGAAGATCCGCGGGAAGCTCGTCGATCAGCTGCAGGCTCCAGGCGTCCAGGTGAGCACGGCGCACCAGAGCCGGGGTGTGGTGTAGATGCGTCTTCAATCTCTCCAGACAGACGCGATGGACCTCTTCAAGAGGCAGGGTATCGGGGATATCTTCCAGCCAGGCGGGGGGCAGACTTTCGAAGGGGAGGCTGCCCTGCAGGAACTCAAAGAAGGGCCCGCGCATGGTGAGGGCGACGCGCAGCATCGCGTGCAGGTCATCGGGGTGCAGGGAGGGCTCGCCGCAGAGCGTCTGGCGAGCGGGTGCGGCGAGGGTCGGGATGAGCTCGTTCAGGCCGCTGGCGCGCAACCAGAGCTCGGTTAATGCATCGCTCTCGCTGGTGAAGGCGCGGGCCACCAGGGCGTCGAGGTGGGCGAAGCGGCGGTGGGGCTCGGCGTGCATCAGGCCTTCGATGGCCGTCTGAAGCTCGTCGGCGATCGGAATGGCCAGGGGGCTAAGCGCCACGCTCGGGCTGGCCAGGCGCGCGCGCATCAGCGCGGCGCGGCTCTCAAGCGGGTGTGGCCAGCAGGAGGTTGCGGCCTTAAAGAGCATCACACCCAGCGCGTAACAGTCGCAGGCGGCGGTGGCCCGGGCCCCCCGCAGTTGTTCCGGTGACATGGTGGCCATACTCCCGGTCAGGCCACCGGCCGGGGTGCTCATCAGGTCGTCATGAGGCAATGGTGAGAGGTCGAAGTCGATCAGCGTGCAGTGGCCATCCTCATCGACCAGGACGTTGTCCGGCTTGAGATCGCCGTGGACCACGCCGCAGGCGTGGACGTGTGCCAGGGTATCGGCCAGGGTCCGGGCCAGACGCTCCAACTCCCCGGCCCGCAGCGGTCTTCGGCCGGGAAAGGGCGAGCCGTCGAGGTGCGGTGTGACCAGAAAGTCGACCGCCCCGATACGTCCCTCGTCCAGCAGGGGAACGACGCCCGGATGGCGGATCTGACTGAGAATGGCGGCCTCGCGCCAGGCCCGGCTGCATGGCGAGCCCTGCGGATCGAAGAGTTTGACCACGACCTCCTGCCCGCTCTTCCGATCGCGAGCCCGCAGCGTTCGGCTGCGTCCGGTATGGGCATAGGTCTGCAGAGCCTGATAGCGCGGGGGAAGGCCGGCGTCACTCATCGCGGCGGCTCCTGGAGGATGTCAGACTCGGCGCGGAGTAAGGCGGCGACGGCCTCCTGCGCGCGGCGGTAGCGGCGGTGGTGGTTTTTGTGTTCGACCAGGTTCGCGC from Lujinxingia sediminis carries:
- a CDS encoding serine/threonine-protein kinase — translated: MSDAGLPPRYQALQTYAHTGRSRTLRARDRKSGQEVVVKLFDPQGSPCSRAWREAAILSQIRHPGVVPLLDEGRIGAVDFLVTPHLDGSPFPGRRPLRAGELERLARTLADTLAHVHACGVVHGDLKPDNVLVDEDGHCTLIDFDLSPLPHDDLMSTPAGGLTGSMATMSPEQLRGARATAACDCYALGVMLFKAATSCWPHPLESRAALMRARLASPSVALSPLAIPIADELQTAIEGLMHAEPHRRFAHLDALVARAFTSESDALTELWLRASGLNELIPTLAAPARQTLCGEPSLHPDDLHAMLRVALTMRGPFFEFLQGSLPFESLPPAWLEDIPDTLPLEEVHRVCLERLKTHLHHTPALVRRAHLDAWSLQLIDELPADLPLIEMCDEGPATHTLCAPGPAELEVLFEGSNRIFGVPHRAAALLARRSAGRLGGMAALLQLWRRQGMGSWKGSRFAMSLAALEHLEAQSTLASHLPPAPEALPEPDVELLRWVQIAGESATLPRLALWLGQPGWSVRARLNALHTRRLLHLDSDEAVHARVSLIGAMEPAALKPYHRAVAEEMEPGQASRFFHMLRYASDEVIAAEGLRTAEALDDQGRSDEAIAVLRHSLRAALLTDNAEAITRVLETWAAQALASASPTRKEAWLANVERLPAHLSEPLGRLIELVALARHCCRARAADTIAPLRALGPFASPRLELRRQMFIARACKDLSIEAFADALDAMRPWAGKHPDAEVRGSFVGWQAMLAFHRHDFKRAANLHARAAQIKTRPSARQASLLAEAIARMEAGDFERSHTLARALITQAHAPHQPHHLARIHNLIRTNAYRLGEPLGPEPERVDELAMLAIPELRALTALTEAAIAWRAGENPLARSLCEVAREDWEKSGHRPGADLARTFFAFLHPGDPHTALSLAASLHTHAPPRIALQGFAMLATSLAPTPYPWHEAAHRCLRELPDTPRHRRMEILSVDECLRLLESSRATERSFRSPPPGLTSAPAEA